GGCCTTCCACGTGGCGGGGGTGGACGCAACGAGCAACGTGCTGGCGGGCGCGGTCTATGGCATTCCAGTCGCCGGCACGATGGCGCACAGCTTCGTGCAGGCCTATGAGCAGGAAATCGAAGCTTTCCGGACCTTTGCCAGGCTCTATCCCGAAACCACGCTGCTCGTAGACACCTATGACACTCTGGAGGGCGTGCGCCGGGTGGTGGAGCTCGCGCGCGAGCTAGGCGACGATTTCCGCGTGCGCGGGGTCCGACTGGACTCCGGCGACCTGGGGGACCTGGCCCGCGGAGCGCGAAAGATCCTGGACGATGCCGGCCTGACGCAGGTGGAGATCTTCGCCAGCGGTGGCCTTGACGAATTCGAGATTGCGGAGCTGGTGCGGCAGGGCGCGCCCATCGACGGCTTCGGCGTGGGGACGCGCATGGGGGTAGCCAGCGATGCCCCGGCGCTGGACATCGCCTACAAGCTCTCCTCCTACGCCGGGAAGAGTCGGCTCAAGTTCTCACCCGGCAAGCGGATCCTACCGGGGCAGAAGCAGGTCTTCCGCATGGAGGACGACGGGCGGGCGGTTCGGGATGTGATCGCCCGGTGGGGAGAGGATCTCTCTGGCCGCCCGCTGCTGCGCCAGGTGATGCGCGGTGGGAATCGTCTGCCAGATCTGGGGGGTCTGGACGAGGCGCGGGCACGCGCCCGGGAGGAGATCACCCGACTGCCGGACACGGTGCGCGGACTGGATCCGGCCTCTCCGCCTTACCCTGTGGAGCTGAGTCCCCGGCTTCAGGCCCACCTGGAGGAGATCACCCGGGCGTCGGGAGGGTAGTGCCCGATTGGCGACGAGAGGTTGGCGTTGGCGAAGCGGCGTTCCACGGAGATGGATCGGCGGGCGCCACCCGGCTAGACGTCGAAGACCACCCGCGCCCGCCACTCTCCCTCGGAGGACGTCACCTCGAGGTCGTGGTAGGTGACGCCCTTGATCTCACGGACCCCAGGCCCTGCGTCGCGGCAGCGGATCCGTCCTTCCAGCCGTTGCGGAGAGAGGTGGTCGAATTCCACACCGCTGTAGGCGCACCCGCCGACCTGATACAGGTACAACAACTCCCGCAGCCACTGGACTAGCAGCGTGTCCGCATCGACGGCCTCCAGCGAGATCGGCCGCGCTTCCGAGTCTTCCGAGCTCGACCCCGCTGGCGGCGAGGTGTCCTCCATCAGCGCCAGCATGCCGGCCGCGGCACGGCGGAAGAGCTCCTCCAGCGAGGGTGCGCGCACCAGGAGGCCGAGGTCGGCGGTGTGTTCCATCGCCTCGACCCCGACGGGAAGATCCGGGGCATGCTCGGGCGGCTGAGATTCCATGCTCCTCTCCTGGCTCACCCCCGCTGATACGTGCCCACCAGCGTTGCCTGGGCGAGCACGTGTCCCTCCATCGCCCGTTCGATCGCCTGTTTGGTGGGCGTGCCCAGGTCGCCGAGGACCGTGTCCAGGGCGTACAGCTTGTGGAAGTAGCGATGTCGGCCGATGGGTGGACACGGGCCGCGATACCCGACCCTCTTCCAGTCGTTGAGACCCTCGCGTGCGCCGGCAGGGACGCTGTCCTCGGGCAGCTCATGCGTATCGGCCGGCACGTCGTAGAGCACCCAGTGCACCCAGGTCGTCTTGGGCGCGGCCGGATCGGGCGCATCCGGATCGTCGACGATGAGGACGAAGCTGCGCGTCCCTTCCGGGGCGCCGCTCCAGGCCAGCGGCGGCGAAATGTCCACGCCGTCACAGGTGTACTGCGACGGAATCGGCCCGTTCGGTGTGAAGGCGGACGAGGTCAACGTGAGGGACATGACTTCCTCCGGGTAAAGGATCCATCACGCCGGTGCGCGGGGCCTCCCGGCGAAGAAAGGGAAAGTGGCTCAACGTGCTGTCAGCCAGCTCCCGCATCACCTCCAGCTCGTCGGGCATGAGGTGGTCTTCCGGGAGCCAGATCTGGCGCACCGGTGGACCGGCTGCCCGAGCCAGCCGCAGGGCCGCCTCCCGCGGCACCTGTTGGTCGTACAGGCCGTTGATCAGCAGGAGCGGGGTGGGTGAAATCCTGCCCACGTGCCGCGCAGGCTCCAATTCGCGGAAGTACCAGGCGAGAAAGCCCGCGGTCAGTCCGCGCAGGAGACGATTGCGCACCGGCAGGTTGGTGCGGAAGAGGAGGGGGAGCCCGCCGCCGCCGAAATGCAGCGCAACGCCCCGGAAGATGCTATCCGCGCCCGCGGGTGTGGCGAAGGGCACCCCGAAGCTGACCCCGACGAGCGCGATACGCGCGGAATCCACCTCCGGCATTCCGGCCAGGAAGCGGGCCGCCCCCCTCAGGATCCCGGGCATGGCGGAGGCTGATCGACGGATCCCGGGCAGGCGCTGCAGCAGGGTTCCGAGATCGAGACCTTCCGGGAAGACCTCCGGGTACTCCACTGCCAGCACCGCCACCTCGAGCGGACCGGGGATTACCGAGGCTGCTTGCCTGCCTGTCTCTCGACCCGCCACCAGGACCACGCCGGGCACCTTCCCGCCAGCCATCCGCTCGCCCGTCGGCAGACGCAGATAGGCCTGGACCGTATCTCCCCGCGTGTTGGCAAAGACCACGCTGAAGAGCCGCTCGCTCGAGTCGGCCTGGACGAGCTCCTGTCGCACGGGCTGCAGGACCTCGAGCCGGGTCACTGGAGGCGTGCATCCGCCCGCGAGCCCGATTGGCAGCAGAAGCCCCGTCCAGCTTCGTAGTCGTTGGTACCTGGGCACCGTCGTCTCCTTGCTTCCGCAGCCGGCGCAGGTTCCAGACCGGTGGGTGCGGGGAGGCAGGGGGTCGCGGGGAGACAGGGAGACAAGGAGGTGACAAGGTGACGCTGGTGGCTTAAGCCGAGATACCTTCCCGCTCAGGCAGCCTCCCCGCGGCCGGTTCACCGCAGCCGCCCTTCACCCGTTCACCTTGTCACCTTGTCACTGCTTGTCTCCGGTCCCCACCTCCCGCCCCCCACCTCCCCGGCGCACCTCATGCTGGACATTCCACTACACCCGTCACCCCACCTGGGACCGCTTTCGGAGGAGGAGCAACATGTCTGGAATCGAGACGCTCGAAGCTCTTCGGGTTCGCGATCTGATGCAGACGGAGGTCGTCACCATCGGCCCCGACGCCACTGCTCGCGAGCTGATGGAGCTGTTGGACTACTACGAGATCGGCGGGGTACCGGTAGTAGACGCGGAGGGACGGGTGCTCGGGGTGGTCTCGGGGCGCGACCTGATCCGGTTCGCCGCCGAGCGGAACGAAGCGCCGGCCTGGTATCTGCCCGAGGAGCCGGAGCCGAAACTGGGCGGCTACTTCCATCCCGATCGGGTGAGCACGACGCTTCTGCGCCGCCTGGAAGGCATTCTGGAAGGAATCCTCGTGCGCGACATCATGACCCCGGCGGTCTTCAGCGTGCGCGAGGGAGCCACGATTCCCGAGCTTGCGCGTTTCCTCCTGCAGAGCGGCGCGCATCGCGCCCTCGTGCTGGAC
This genomic interval from Longimicrobiaceae bacterium contains the following:
- a CDS encoding nicotinate phosphoribosyltransferase — protein: MRDSLSDRMSVNTALFTDLYELTMLQAYWREQMIAEAVFSLSVRRLPEGRNFLLACGLDDVLTYLESLRFTEEELGHLRSLGLFEEGFLEWLRGFRFTGDVFAVPEGTPVFAEEPLLEVVAPIAEAQLVEAFVMNQVHLQTVLASKAARVVHAAAGRRVVDFGMRRMHGTDAALKAARAFHVAGVDATSNVLAGAVYGIPVAGTMAHSFVQAYEQEIEAFRTFARLYPETTLLVDTYDTLEGVRRVVELARELGDDFRVRGVRLDSGDLGDLARGARKILDDAGLTQVEIFASGGLDEFEIAELVRQGAPIDGFGVGTRMGVASDAPALDIAYKLSSYAGKSRLKFSPGKRILPGQKQVFRMEDDGRAVRDVIARWGEDLSGRPLLRQVMRGGNRLPDLGGLDEARARAREEITRLPDTVRGLDPASPPYPVELSPRLQAHLEEITRASGG
- a CDS encoding archease — translated: MESQPPEHAPDLPVGVEAMEHTADLGLLVRAPSLEELFRRAAAGMLALMEDTSPPAGSSSEDSEARPISLEAVDADTLLVQWLRELLYLYQVGGCAYSGVEFDHLSPQRLEGRIRCRDAGPGVREIKGVTYHDLEVTSSEGEWRARVVFDV
- a CDS encoding YbhB/YbcL family Raf kinase inhibitor-like protein, which translates into the protein MSLTLTSSAFTPNGPIPSQYTCDGVDISPPLAWSGAPEGTRSFVLIVDDPDAPDPAAPKTTWVHWVLYDVPADTHELPEDSVPAGAREGLNDWKRVGYRGPCPPIGRHRYFHKLYALDTVLGDLGTPTKQAIERAMEGHVLAQATLVGTYQRG
- a CDS encoding CBS domain-containing protein → MSGIETLEALRVRDLMQTEVVTIGPDATARELMELLDYYEIGGVPVVDAEGRVLGVVSGRDLIRFAAERNEAPAWYLPEEPEPKLGGYFHPDRVSTTLLRRLEGILEGILVRDIMTPAVFSVREGATIPELARFLLQSGAHRALVLDDGQLRGIVTTTDILRALAGEVERRDASPPEALQSP